Sequence from the Dehalococcoidia bacterium genome:
CTTACCGGCGATACCATCGATGCCCAGGAAGCATACAGAATCGGCATGGTCAACAAGGTGGTGCCACACGATCAGCTTGAAGCAGAAACTCTGAAGATGGCTAAGAAAATAAGCGCTGCTGCTCCGGTTTCAGCCAGTGTGACCAAGGAGATGATCAATGTGACCTCGGGAAAGCTGGATCTGGATCGATCGGTTGATATCGGCAACAGAGTGATGACCACCGCTGACTTCCAAGAAGGCTTTGCTGCCTTCATGAGCAAGCGTCCCCCTGTTTACAAGGGGAAGTAAGACTGGCTGTAAGCCGAAAAGGCTTCTGATTAGACAACAAAAACAATAGAGGAGGATAGGATGATAATAAAGCGTTTTGAGGGAAAGGTGGCGGTAGTGAGCGGAGCCTCTCAGGGCATTGGTCGGGCAATTGCTTTGCGACTGGCCAGAGAGGGAGCCAAGGTAGCTTTCTTTGATATCGCGGAAGCCCCGGCGATGAAAGTGGTTGAAGAGATCAAAGCCGCCGGCAGCGAGGGTTACTGCGAAGTGGTCAACAGCAAGGATGGAGCGAAGATCCAAGCCTTCGTCAAGAACGTGATAGCCAAGTTCGGCACGATTGATGTGCTGGTCAATTCCGTGGGTGCCGATGTTTCCAAGCCGTTCTTGGCCCTGACCGAGGCGGAGATCGATAACAGTATCGCCATCAACCTCAAAGGGCATGCCATGCTGACTCAGGCCGTTGTGGGCATGTGCATGAAAGAGAAAAAGTATGGCAAGATCGTCACCATTTCATCTGATGCGGCACATACTGGTCAGGCGAACTCATCCATGTATGCTGCATGCAAGTCAGGCATTCTTGGATTGAGCAGGACCTGGGCGCGGGAGTTCGTGAGATATGCCATCAATGTTAATGTGGTTTGCCCTGGACCCACATTGACCCCGGCAATGCAGAAGTGGGCAGAGGTAGATCCCAAGAACTTCGAGGCCACCAAAGCAGGCATTCCTATGCGCAGACTGGCGGAGCCTGATGATATCGCTTCAGCAGTGGCGTATCTTGTTTCCGATGACGCTTCGTACATCACCGGCCAGGCGCTCAGCGTCAATGGCGGCTTGTATATGCACTAGACGGCTAGCGAGTAATACTGCTTCAAGTATTGCTTCAAGTCGGTAATTTAGAGCTTGCTCTAACAGGTCCAATAAGATAAAGAGGAGGAAGAATGGTAAAAGCTATTGATGTATGGTATAACTTCATGACTGATGAGCTGATCAAGGAGATGTTCGGGGGAGGACCGGGCGGGGCCTCAGAAGTTGCCGCGGCCACCAAAACAGAAAAACTGGATCGGCAATTGCCCTCCAACAAACCTGAAGACATGGTAAAGAGGATGGATGACGCGGGTGTTGAGATTACCATGTTTGCTCTGATGACCCAGGGACACAGCCGCCGCATGAAGCTGGGCCAAGCGCCCCGGTTGATTGTGTACAACGACTGGCGAAATCTCTTGCCCTATTATGAGAAATTCCCGACGAGATTCCGGGGTCTCTATGGCATCAATCCTTGGACAGGGATGGACGGCGTCAGAGAGATGGAAAAAGTAGTCAAGGATCACAAAGGTTTCTTCTGCGGCGCAGTGACGCACACCGGCGGCTTTGCTCCGTTTGACGACAGAATTTGGTGGCCGTTCTATGCCAAGTGCGTTGAGCTGGATATTCCGCTGATCACCCAGTGCGGACATTTCGCTGAGTCACTGCCGGAGGCCTGGTGCAATCCGCTGCAGATCGATGAAGTGGCCGAGTATTTCCCTGAGCTGAGGATCATTGCCGGTCACACTGGCTGGCCGTTCACTGAAGAGCTGAAAGGCGTATGTCTGAAGAATGAGAACGTCTATTTCAGCATGGAAGCCTACATGCCGAAGTACTACGATCAGTCCATGGTGCAGTTCATGAACACCAGAGGCAGAGATCGCTGCATGTGGGGTTCGGATTGGCCGGTAACTGAGGCCAAGCCCAACCTGGCGCAGGTAGCCGAGATTGGTCTGAAAGACAAGGTTATTCCGGCATTCCTCCGGGACAACGCTGTCAGAGTATTCAAGCTGAAAGTGTAGTGACAAAAAGCTAGGGTAGATTTCAGGGCCCCGGATATCCGGGGCCCTGAAAGATTCTCAAATGAGCGCCACAGGGTGGGCAGCAAGATCGGTTGGCCGCAAGCTCTGGGAATGTCATGGCTTCTTCATCATTGCTGATTCGGTATCTGCCCGGATGTCATCAATAAAGAAAACAGGTGGCGGATTGTGTTCCGGTGATTTGAGACATTGCCTCGAGGAGTTCTTCTTCTTTCGTCATCTTTCATCGCTTCGATCACCGGCGCTTTGTGTGTCACCCATCAACACGGCAGGAGGATAGATTGGAAAACGTGTTCGCCAGCTTTGCTGAAGTTGTCGCAGACCCCTATAAGCGTTTGCGGAATTGGAAACAGAATGCGGGTAAGAAAATCATCGGCTGCTTCCCGATGTATGTGCCCGAGGAGATCATCCACGCCGCCGGGATGCTCCCGATCATCGTTGTTGAGTCCGAAGAACCGGTCACCCGCGCTGATCAGTATCTCCCGGTTTATACGTGCCACATCGTGCGCGGCACATTTGACCTGGGCCTCAGGGGGGAGATGGATTTCGTCGACGGGTTTGTTTTCGCCGATATCTGTGAGCCGGTTCAGATCATCGCCGACACATGGCATATTCATCGCCCGGCCCATTTTCATCACAATCTGCCGGTGCCGATGAACTTGTCCATCCCCAGAGGGAAAAAGTATCTGATCGAGCAATACCAGAATTTCAAGGGTGCTCTGGAGAAGTCCTTTGGAGTGCAAATCTCTGAGAAGGCTATCAGCCAGAGTATCGCCGTCTACAACCGCAATCGTACCCTGATGAATGACCTATATGCTTTCAGGAGAGCAAATCCGGGCGCTATCAGAGCCATGGATATGGCAACGGTCGTTGCCGCAGGTATGCTGATGCCCAAGGAAGAGCACAGCGTGCTGGTTGAAAAGCTGCTGGCAGCTTTGAAGAAAACCCCAAAGCCGTCCGATGAAAGGGTTAAACTGGTCCTCTCCGGGTGTTTCTGCGATATGCCGGATTCGGGACTGCTCAAGTTGTTCAATGAGCTGGATGCGGTAGTGATCGATGACGATTTGTACTTCGGCAGCCGGTATTTCACCAGGCTTGTCAATGAGTCATTACCCCCGATGGAGGCTCTGACGGAGCACTACATCCATGATGTGCCCTGCCCCACAAAATATAACCCGGCCAACATGTGGGCGGATTACCTTCTGGATGTCGCCAAGAGAGCCAAGGCCGATGCCGTGGTGATCCTGAACCTGAAGTATTGCGAGCCGATCGCTCACGACTATCCGCATCTCAAAGCCAAACTTGCCGAGGCTGGAATTCCAGAGATACTGATCGAACTGGATGGAGAGACGCCTCTGGGGCAAATCAGAACAAGGCTGCAGGCGCTGATCGAACTAGTGGGGGAAAGATAAATGCAAGAGGGTAAGACTGAGAAAGTGACCAGCCAGAAGATGCTGAATGATTTGATCGGGAGATACTGGGGCCAGTCGCATCAGGTGCGTAAGGCTGGCGTACCAGTGGCCTGGAGCACCGCGGTGGGGCCGATCGATGTCCTCAATGCCATGGGGTTTTTCGTGGTATTTCCCGAAAACTATGGCGCTACGGCTGGAGCCAAGAAAGTAGCCACGGCGTTGTGTGAGAAGGCTGAGTCTTTTGACTACTCGCCTGATCTTTGCTCCTATGCCAGAATCAACCTGGGTGCGGTTTTATCCGGAGATAAAACGCTGTGTCCGGTAGGCGGTTTACCCAAACCTGATGTGCTGGTAGCCTCCTCATATTGCACGGCAGTCATCAAATGGTTCGAGGATTTGAGCCACATCTTCAATGTCCCCCTGATTCTGATCGATCTCCCGTTCCTTCATGACACTATGACCACTGATGATGTTGAGCGGTCTGTGGGGTACGTCAAGGATCAGATCGAAGATGAGATCGTACTCCTCGAAGGGCTGACCAAAAAGCGGATGGATTACGATAAGCTGACGGAGATGGTGAAAGTTACCGATTCCATTTCCCGGGCCTGGCAGAAGATAATGGAGATTCCTCAGAATATCCCCGCGCCGATAACGGTATTTGACCTGTTTTTGGCCATGTTCCCTGCTACCTGCATGCGGGGCAATCCCGAAGCACTCACCTATTACAAGCTGTTGAAAGAAGAGTTGGATGAAAAAGTTGCCAAGAAGATGGGGGCCATCCCTGGCGAGAGGCATCGTTTCTACTGGGACAATCTTCCCATCTGGTATGAGATGCGGTCGCTATCCATGGAATTTGCCAAGTACGGCACCTCACTGGTCACCGGCATCTATCCGTGGTCTTTTGTTTGGCATTCCGATGAGGCCAATCCCAATGATCCAGTCAGCTACATGGCGCGGACGGCTGCCATTACCAAATCGATGGTAGGACCGCGGCAGAGAGCCAAGTTCATATCAAAACTGGTTCGCGATTACTCCATCGATGGGCTTATCATGCAGGCCACCCGAACCTGCAAGGTCATGTGCCAATGCCAGACCGATGTGATGCAACTGGTGGAGAAGGAAACCGGGGTGCCTGGAGTGATGCTTGAGGCAGACATGTGCGATTCTCGCCATTATTCCGAGGCGCAGATCAAAACCAAAATCAAAGCGTTCGTAGAACTTCTGGAGAGTCGAGGCAAGTAAATAGCGCTGAGGTTGGTCGGATACCGGCATCCAGAGCAAAAACACTCTTGAGACGGCTGAAAAACCCTGAATCGGCTTGCAATGCGAAGCTAGGGCGGGGTTTTTCAGCCGTCTCATTGTAAGTTATACCTTTACTCAGATATGAGACGTATGCTGTCAGCCAAGGTGTACATCGTGGCTGCGTTGTTGCCTGTGGGAATGCCGCGCAAAACAGAAACCTGTTTTGGCTGCTGTTTTCCTCGATCACCGAGGAGTAGTATTAGGACACTACCGTAAAGGAGAATTTCAATTCCCTCACGACATGAAGACTCTCATGCCGCACAACATCGGGCATCCGGCCCAGCGTGTTACCGAGGAAATCATGCAATTCAGGGATGTCCTTAAATGATGCCGAGATATATATCTGGCTGTCTCCGGTGATTAAGCTAATGTGATTCAGCCTGCTGAAGTGCGCCAGTTCAGTTGCTACAAGCTGGATTCATTCCATCAAGAACCCGGTCAACACTTACAAGATCAATGATCCAAAGGTAGGGGGCTTACAGGGGGTCGTGGAAGCCTATGCCAGAGTGATCAGAAAGCATGGTGGCGAGATTGCTTTTGGCCTTCAGCTCGTTGAGATATCTGTGAAGAATGGCAAGGTTACCGGTTTGGTGGCTCGGGACAAGGCGCAGATTGTCCAGGAATTTCATGCCCCAGTTGTAGTCTTCAGCCATCCGTTTTGGGAGGTCTTCAATGTGATTGAGGAAAAGCATTTCCCTCCTGATGTGGTGCAAAACGCCAAAGTTGTGAAAGAATGGTACACGAGAGGGGACTTGGTGAGTCTCAACATTGGAGTCAGTCGCGTGCCAGCAGTAAGGTCCACCGGACAACCGGAAGACTACATAGGTTGGAACCAGTTCACAAAGGACCTGCCTGATGGATGGTATATCCCCACATTGAGCTCGGAAAAACAAGCCCCGTCGGGGAAACACATGGTCAACATCTTGGCGGCTACCCACGACAAGTTCGACTCATGGGAGGAGGCCAAAGCCAGGTTGCACGCGGTGAAAGACCATCTCCATCGATATTATTCTGACTTGGATGAAATCACAGAGTGGACAAATTATCAGTGGTGCAAGATATGGGCAACCTCTAATTATTGGGGGACTGTTCCTCGAAGCCCCCTTCAGATTGATGGGCTGGACGGGCTTTTCTTTGCCGGTTCAACCGCCGAG
This genomic interval carries:
- a CDS encoding SDR family oxidoreductase yields the protein MIIKRFEGKVAVVSGASQGIGRAIALRLAREGAKVAFFDIAEAPAMKVVEEIKAAGSEGYCEVVNSKDGAKIQAFVKNVIAKFGTIDVLVNSVGADVSKPFLALTEAEIDNSIAINLKGHAMLTQAVVGMCMKEKKYGKIVTISSDAAHTGQANSSMYAACKSGILGLSRTWAREFVRYAINVNVVCPGPTLTPAMQKWAEVDPKNFEATKAGIPMRRLAEPDDIASAVAYLVSDDASYITGQALSVNGGLYMH
- a CDS encoding amidohydrolase family protein, encoding MVKAIDVWYNFMTDELIKEMFGGGPGGASEVAAATKTEKLDRQLPSNKPEDMVKRMDDAGVEITMFALMTQGHSRRMKLGQAPRLIVYNDWRNLLPYYEKFPTRFRGLYGINPWTGMDGVREMEKVVKDHKGFFCGAVTHTGGFAPFDDRIWWPFYAKCVELDIPLITQCGHFAESLPEAWCNPLQIDEVAEYFPELRIIAGHTGWPFTEELKGVCLKNENVYFSMEAYMPKYYDQSMVQFMNTRGRDRCMWGSDWPVTEAKPNLAQVAEIGLKDKVIPAFLRDNAVRVFKLKV
- a CDS encoding 2-hydroxyacyl-CoA dehydratase family protein, with the translated sequence MFASFAEVVADPYKRLRNWKQNAGKKIIGCFPMYVPEEIIHAAGMLPIIVVESEEPVTRADQYLPVYTCHIVRGTFDLGLRGEMDFVDGFVFADICEPVQIIADTWHIHRPAHFHHNLPVPMNLSIPRGKKYLIEQYQNFKGALEKSFGVQISEKAISQSIAVYNRNRTLMNDLYAFRRANPGAIRAMDMATVVAAGMLMPKEEHSVLVEKLLAALKKTPKPSDERVKLVLSGCFCDMPDSGLLKLFNELDAVVIDDDLYFGSRYFTRLVNESLPPMEALTEHYIHDVPCPTKYNPANMWADYLLDVAKRAKADAVVILNLKYCEPIAHDYPHLKAKLAEAGIPEILIELDGETPLGQIRTRLQALIELVGER
- a CDS encoding 2-hydroxyacyl-CoA dehydratase family protein is translated as MQEGKTEKVTSQKMLNDLIGRYWGQSHQVRKAGVPVAWSTAVGPIDVLNAMGFFVVFPENYGATAGAKKVATALCEKAESFDYSPDLCSYARINLGAVLSGDKTLCPVGGLPKPDVLVASSYCTAVIKWFEDLSHIFNVPLILIDLPFLHDTMTTDDVERSVGYVKDQIEDEIVLLEGLTKKRMDYDKLTEMVKVTDSISRAWQKIMEIPQNIPAPITVFDLFLAMFPATCMRGNPEALTYYKLLKEELDEKVAKKMGAIPGERHRFYWDNLPIWYEMRSLSMEFAKYGTSLVTGIYPWSFVWHSDEANPNDPVSYMARTAAITKSMVGPRQRAKFISKLVRDYSIDGLIMQATRTCKVMCQCQTDVMQLVEKETGVPGVMLEADMCDSRHYSEAQIKTKIKAFVELLESRGK